In the Periophthalmus magnuspinnatus isolate fPerMag1 chromosome 4, fPerMag1.2.pri, whole genome shotgun sequence genome, one interval contains:
- the alkal1 gene encoding ALK and LTK ligand 1 isoform X1, with translation MQMKKKWHILTLFLLLITSGQCMDSKEVKQKERRTLLDLILQVIRDSQQRDKGISKRCSSGLYTAPQDMKFSSREKPFYVPRLDNSRLIEIVPRDINMKGKFIQHFTAGPVKFSSECRTHFHRLYHNTRDCSTPAFYKRCARLLTRLAMSPLCMQS, from the exons ATGCAGATGAAGAAGAAATGGCATATACTGACTCTCTTCCTTTTGCTTATAACCTCGGGCCAATGCATGGACAGCAAGGAGGTCaagcagaaagagagacggACCCTTTTGGACCTAATTTTACAGGTTATAAGAGACAGCCAGCAGCGAGACAAAGGCATCTCCAAACGTTGCAGCAGTGGACTTTACACTGCACCCCAAGACATGAAGTTCTCCTCCCGCGAAAAGCCTTTCTATGTTCCTAGGCTGGATAACAGTAGACTCATAG aaATTGTTCCTAGAGATATAAACATGAAAGGCAAATTCATTCAACACTTCACAG CAGGACCAGTCAAGTTCTCGTCGGAGTGcagaacacattttcacagactTTATCACAACACAAGGGATTGCTCAACACCAGCAT tttacaAAAGATGTGCAAGATTACTAACACGGCTAGCGATGAGCCCACTCTGCATGCAATCATAG
- the zgc:153738 gene encoding dynein regulatory complex protein 11, which produces MSQRTYNQLWADTQSELTQLLAAELPPEPLRPEKDRVVFFQRLAVLYVRYLQVFRDLEIAYDQVVHPQKRVVIRANLDGVMGRLLELKNEMVEKEFSEYHYMDDVLHDLKLTPEDLEIPIPRHFISECSKDVKERKEMVAKIIKTMEIAEGSQLAMDKEMTQEVAVKIIQVAERRRQGQLRAKLNQESKNMNRMYRNKDPQIADPELAAVCIQKVWKGYVQRKRTKIEREQEEILLGMAIDPKYYSTLPSEITAQENEAQTRITQQEHEEDYQKCIVAITNQLRDVEGHDIGQTMKDQIRQWFFECRDATGTFPDYPDDEEGGSALIFAEKSPQQLMEEIAAKEEEEANAKPKGKEEKGKKDKSKINEDEEEAGLKMLPSAFLADLVIGNKMFDDYWKNRDESKNYNQKHEVELIKEEKRKEIEAEIRLQVDEQMRQELAEWKLSVDKEKVGKAKANAKKKKGSKSGKKKKKEKDLTADRTLESLCQELAEQGILKQPENVKMKNFLGDYSYLGTTLRQNDIEPMPSLSDVRQVLSLYAILPLGSQFVHEKAPLIKAILLAGPAGVGKKMLVHAICQETGANLFDLSPLNTIGKYPGKSGVTMMLHVVFKVARLLQPSVIWIGDAEKMFYKKVPKEEKELDPKRLKKDLPKSLKLIKGEDQVLIIGTTNDPLSADIKGLCKMYSKIILIPRPDYGSRIILWKQLIQKHGGKLTPALNLSSLSKISDGYTPGHIVKVIQTVITKRRILQQAKRPLTAVEFVEPLAKIDPVFQEEEEALKSWYAKTPLGKKRIKAATGQDEEEASAKSAKGKDTKKKGK; this is translated from the exons ATGTCACAAAG AACATATAATCAGTTGTGGGCTGATACCCAGTCAGAATTGACCCAGCTTCTGGCAGCAGAGCTGCCTCCAGAACCTCTTCGTCCAGAGAAGGATAGAGTGGTGTTTTTTCAGCGGCTTGCAGTTCTGTATGTGCGCTACCTTCAAGTCTTTCGAGACCTTGagatagcttatgaccaggtggTCCACCCACAGAAGAGAGTAGTCATTCGAGCAAATCTTGATGGTGTGATGGGAAGACTATTGGAGCTGAAAAATGAAATGGTGGAAAAAGAGTTTTCTGAATACCATTACATGGATGATGTTTTACATGACTTAAAACTAACACCA GAGGATCTAGAGATACCTATTCCCCGACATTTTATAAGTGAATGCAGCAAAGATGTAAAGGAACGTAAAGAAATGGTTGCAAAGATAATCAAAACCATGGAGATAGCTGAAGGTTCACAA CTTGCTATGGATAAAGAAATGACCCAGGAAGTGGCTGTGAAGATCATTCAAGTTGCAGAGAGAAGACGTCAAGGGCAACTCAGGGCAAAGTTGAACCAAGAAAGCAAGAACATGAACCGAATGTACAGAAACAAGGATCCACAGATTGCAGACCCTGAGTTGGCCGCTGTCTGTATTCAGAAG GTCTGGAAAGGGTATGTACAAAGAAAGAGAACGAAGATTGAACGAGAGCAAGAGGAGATTCTCTTGGGGATG GCCATTGATCCAAAATATTACTCAACCCTTCCTTCAGAAATTACAGCTCAAGAAAATGAGGCTCAAACACGGATCACACAACAAGAACATGAGGAAGACTATCAGAAGTGCATTGTAGCTATCACCAATCAACTGAGAGACGTTGAGGGACATGACATTGGCCAGACCATGAAAGACCAAATCAGACAGTGGTTCTTTGAATGCCG AGACGCAACAGGAACATTTCCAGATTACCCAGATGATGAAGAGGGAGGATCAGCTCTCATTTTTGCAGAAAAAAGCCCACAACAA TTAATGGAAGAAATTGCTgcaaaggaagaggaggaagctaACGCCAAGCCAAAAGGCAaagaagagaaaggaaagaaggaCAAGAGCAAGATAAACGAAGAT GAAGAAGAGGCAGGACTAAAAATGTTACCATCAGCTTTTTTGGCTGACTTGGTTATTGGAAACAAAATGTTTGATG ATTATTGGAAAAATCGTGATGAATCAAAAAACTATAACCAAAAGCATGAAGTGGAACTAAtaaaggaagagaagaggaaagaaatAGAGGCAGAGATTCGACTTCAG GTGGATGAGCAGATGAGACAGGAGCTTGCTGAATGGAAGTTATCTGTAGATAAAGAAAAAGTTGGTAAAGCAAAAGCTAATGCCAAG aaaaaaaaaggctCCAAGAgtggaaaaaagaagaaaaaggaaaaagatcTAACAGCTGATCG GACTCTTGAGTCTCTGTGTCAGGAGCTGGcagaacagggcattttgaaaCAACCAGAAAATGTCAAGATGAAAAACTTTTTGG GTGACTACAGCTATCTTGGAACTACACTGAGGCAAAATGACATTGAGCCCATGCCATCATTGTCAGATGTGCGACAGGTTTTATCTCTATATGCCATTTTACCTTTAG GTTCTCAGTTTGTCCATGAAAAAGCCCCTTTGATAAAAGCCATTCTGTTAGCTGGCCCAGCAGGTGTTGGCAAAAAGATGCTGGTCCATGCTATCTGTCAGGAAACAGGGGCCAACCTGTTTGATTTGTCGCCACTTAATACCATAGGAAAGTACCCTGGAAAAAGTGGAGTTACAATGATGCTTCACGTGGTCTTCAAG GTAGCACGTTTGCTACAACCATCTGTTATTTGGATTGGAGATGCAGAAAAGATGTTTTACAAAAAAGTTCCTAAGGAAGAAAAAGAG CTTGATCCTAAACGACTGAAAAAAGACTTGCCTAAGTCTCTGAAGTTAATCAAAGGGGAGGATCAAGTGCTTATTATTGGAACAACCAATGATCCACTCAGTGCTGACATAAAAGGactgtgtaaaatgtacagCAAAATCATTCTTATTCCCAGACCGGACTATGGCTCTCGAATCA TTCTGTGGAAGCAGCTCATTCAAAAACATGGAGGCAAACTGACCCCGGCCCTGAATCTGAGTTCACTCTCAAAGATTTCTGATGGCTACACTCCTGGTCACATAGTTAAGGTCATTCAGACAGTTATTACAAAGAGACGTATCCTTCAGCAAGCCAAAAGACCACTGACCGCTGTGGAGTTTGTTGAGCCATTAGCCAAAATTGATCCTGTGtttcaagaagaagaagaggctcTTAAG AGCTGGTATGCAAAAACTCCGCTTGGCAAGAAACGCATTAAGGCTGCTACAGGACAGGACGAGGAAGAGGCTTCAGCTAAATCTGCGAAAGGCAAAGATACAAAGAAAAAGGGCAAATAA
- the alkal1 gene encoding ALK and LTK ligand 1 isoform X2, giving the protein MQMKKKWHILTLFLLLITSGQCMDSKEVKQKERRTLLDLILQVIRDSQQRDKGISKRCSSGLYTAPQDMKFSSREKPFYVPRLDNSRLIEIVPRDINMKGKFIQHFTGPVKFSSECRTHFHRLYHNTRDCSTPAFYKRCARLLTRLAMSPLCMQS; this is encoded by the exons ATGCAGATGAAGAAGAAATGGCATATACTGACTCTCTTCCTTTTGCTTATAACCTCGGGCCAATGCATGGACAGCAAGGAGGTCaagcagaaagagagacggACCCTTTTGGACCTAATTTTACAGGTTATAAGAGACAGCCAGCAGCGAGACAAAGGCATCTCCAAACGTTGCAGCAGTGGACTTTACACTGCACCCCAAGACATGAAGTTCTCCTCCCGCGAAAAGCCTTTCTATGTTCCTAGGCTGGATAACAGTAGACTCATAG aaATTGTTCCTAGAGATATAAACATGAAAGGCAAATTCATTCAACACTTCACAG GACCAGTCAAGTTCTCGTCGGAGTGcagaacacattttcacagactTTATCACAACACAAGGGATTGCTCAACACCAGCAT tttacaAAAGATGTGCAAGATTACTAACACGGCTAGCGATGAGCCCACTCTGCATGCAATCATAG